One segment of Accipiter gentilis chromosome 26, bAccGen1.1, whole genome shotgun sequence DNA contains the following:
- the NDUFA2 gene encoding NADH dehydrogenase [ubiquinone] 1 alpha subcomplex subunit 2, whose product MAAVVRGIGGGLGRSLRELRIHLCQSSPGSRGVRDFVEQHYVTLKKANPDFPILIRECSGVQPKLWARYEFGKEKSVPLNNLTVDEVAKVLENIVKSKM is encoded by the exons ATGGCGGCGGTTGTGAGGGGCATCGGGGGTGGGCTGGGTCGCAGCCTGCGGGAGCTTCGCATCCATCTGTGCCAGAGTTCCCCGGGCAGCCGCGGCGTCAG agaCTTCGTCGAGCAGCACTATGTAACCCTGAAGAAGGCAAATCCCGACTTCCCCATCCTGATCCGCGAGTGCTCCGGTGTCCAGCCCAAGCTCTGGGCTCGGTACG AGTTTGGCAAGGAGAAGAGCGTGCCGCTGAACAACCTTACCGTGGACGAAGTGGCCAAGGTCTTGGAGAACATTGTGAAAAGCAAGATGTGA